In Halarcobacter bivalviorum, a genomic segment contains:
- a CDS encoding VCBS domain-containing protein — translation MYEGIKIQNSSQTVDLNTLPKTQNGELILTGIETLKVYLSNGASYIDAKFEILENNNDIKVAFDDAEGNEVIVILRGLNDLLFANSEEIPLFEVFDGNISLVSLRTVDDLQAAAAGGTTSSDVATADEIGADNLDLSTTFDGPLDPNGFGRLGEPIVVEPAAGDVPITFSGDLVANITEDRGQTQDGVFSGTISNSANLDFVTQTITTSYGLFSINSVGNWTYDLNETLLSIQGLSSNESIVDNVIVNLVDGNSSFLIGITINGLNDKPEIEDITIGLLADQESEAETLFETSSKTDVLGLDDTESESNNQFIGPIDIVDKDINDSHELNIISGSENIFDPSNSGVSLDDISISLVYNNQTSQWEYNINGDFSKLAAGEVLTLSFDYQANDLGGFSGDTGLDDTSNEDSLSDIKTITLSILGTNDKPIITDISASKNIEETNSSLSTSGEITVFDTDTTDKVRVEVESVTINGTSTNKPTEAEALSMFGFSSAEVLDSTQISNSITWEFNSGNESFDYLAEGETIVLSYRIQAIDDNSILNTNSINESSSSEYKTVTVTITGTNDEVVLSSTVVDGAVLEDANDPVLSDSGEIGFTDVDLSDSHTVSVGNASAGALGVLTASITEGNDGDGAGVVSWEYEVSNADVQYLSAGETKEESFDITIDDGKGSTDVKTVTVTITGTNDEVVLSSTVVDGAVLEDANDPVLSDSGEIGFTDVDLSDSHTVSVGNASAGALGVLTASITEGNDGDGAGVVSWEYEVSNADVQYLSAGETKEESFDITIDDGKGSTDVKTVTVTITGTNDAPIITGGPDSAQLIETDSSLTENGELTVSDVDILDLVSASVDSVTIGGTSTTKPTNAEVLAMLSLSPLAILDNTETTDTLSWSFDSGSEAFDYLAEGETLIFEYTIKATDDKGAFDTETVTITITGTSDNEPPVLQTDSFDIVEDSAIGAYVGTVVATDPNGDSLTFTLLNHTDKFAIDANGNITYIGDESNKLNYEDVNQYTLNIQVSDGELTDVKNYTVDILDLNENVSGGGTEILSGEGFTGTETNDNANHIHTTSTTIDSVVIENGESFDFTFGYTDNGGAVHTANVYDINGDLIVSQSFVAVKGEGSITFEYTNTEGSDITISKLELVSTNSGFNFDSYSINYSLTSDQILTLDEVDTDGDQIDFARLLEDSTNDLTSQEEPNSLDTINMNTGDHILSNISVEKVLSITDSDNTLKIIGDSGDSIDLDLGNQTDYDNGTPVNDKWYVDSTQSTVSETAYVSTNGSDIVTLLIENDVNVI, via the coding sequence ATGTATGAAGGAATTAAAATTCAAAATAGTAGTCAAACTGTTGATTTAAATACTTTACCTAAGACACAAAATGGTGAATTAATATTAACAGGTATTGAAACGTTGAAAGTTTATCTTTCTAATGGAGCTTCTTATATAGATGCAAAATTTGAAATTCTTGAAAATAATAATGATATTAAAGTTGCATTTGATGATGCAGAAGGTAATGAAGTCATTGTTATTTTAAGAGGATTAAATGATTTATTATTCGCTAATAGTGAAGAGATACCACTATTTGAAGTTTTTGATGGAAATATTAGCTTAGTTTCATTACGAACAGTGGATGATTTACAAGCAGCAGCTGCAGGTGGTACTACATCATCTGATGTAGCAACTGCTGATGAAATAGGTGCTGATAACTTAGATTTAAGTACTACTTTTGATGGGCCTTTAGATCCAAATGGGTTTGGAAGGCTTGGTGAACCAATTGTAGTTGAACCAGCAGCTGGAGATGTTCCAATTACTTTTTCAGGTGATTTAGTTGCAAATATTACCGAAGATAGAGGTCAAACTCAAGATGGTGTCTTTTCTGGAACTATTTCAAATAGTGCAAATTTAGATTTTGTTACTCAAACTATTACTACATCATATGGATTATTTTCTATTAACAGTGTAGGAAATTGGACTTATGATTTAAATGAAACGTTACTTTCAATTCAAGGACTTTCAAGTAATGAATCAATAGTTGATAATGTAATAGTTAATTTAGTAGATGGTAATAGCTCTTTTCTTATTGGTATTACCATTAATGGTTTAAATGATAAACCAGAAATAGAAGATATCACGATAGGTTTACTAGCAGATCAAGAAAGTGAAGCAGAAACTTTATTTGAAACATCTTCAAAAACTGATGTTCTTGGCTTAGATGATACAGAAAGTGAATCAAATAATCAATTTATAGGTCCTATAGATATAGTAGATAAAGATATAAATGATAGTCACGAATTAAATATAATTTCAGGTAGTGAAAATATATTTGATCCATCTAATTCAGGTGTTTCCTTAGATGATATCTCTATTTCTTTAGTTTATAATAATCAAACATCTCAATGGGAATATAATATTAATGGAGATTTCTCTAAACTTGCTGCAGGAGAAGTTTTAACTCTATCTTTTGATTATCAGGCTAATGATTTAGGTGGTTTTAGTGGAGATACTGGATTAGATGATACCTCAAATGAGGATTCTTTAAGTGATATAAAAACAATTACTTTATCAATTCTAGGAACTAATGATAAACCAATTATCACTGATATTTCAGCTTCTAAAAATATTGAAGAAACAAATTCAAGCTTATCAACAAGTGGTGAGATAACTGTTTTTGATACTGATACTACAGATAAAGTTAGAGTAGAAGTTGAATCTGTAACTATTAATGGAACTTCTACTAATAAACCAACAGAAGCTGAGGCTTTATCTATGTTTGGTTTTTCTTCAGCAGAAGTTTTAGATAGTACGCAAATTTCCAATTCAATAACTTGGGAGTTTAATTCGGGTAATGAATCTTTTGATTACTTAGCAGAAGGTGAAACAATTGTTTTATCATATAGAATTCAAGCAATTGATGATAATTCAATTTTAAATACGAACTCAATAAATGAATCATCGTCTAGTGAATATAAAACTGTAACGGTGACAATCACAGGAACAAATGATGAAGTAGTGTTATCATCAACAGTAGTAGATGGAGCAGTATTAGAAGATGCGAATGATCCAGTATTAAGTGATAGTGGAGAGATAGGATTTACAGATGTAGATTTAAGTGATAGTCATACAGTAAGTGTAGGGAATGCGTCAGCAGGAGCATTAGGAGTATTAACAGCAAGTATCACAGAAGGGAATGATGGCGATGGAGCCGGAGTAGTAAGCTGGGAATATGAAGTATCAAATGCAGACGTACAATACTTAAGTGCAGGAGAGACAAAAGAAGAGAGCTTTGATATCACAATAGATGATGGGAAAGGTTCAACAGATGTAAAAACTGTAACGGTGACAATCACAGGAACAAATGATGAAGTAGTGTTATCATCAACAGTAGTAGATGGAGCAGTATTAGAAGATGCGAATGATCCAGTATTAAGTGATAGTGGAGAGATAGGATTTACAGATGTAGATTTAAGTGATAGTCATACAGTAAGTGTAGGGAATGCGTCAGCAGGAGCATTAGGAGTATTAACAGCAAGTATCACAGAAGGGAATGATGGCGATGGAGCCGGAGTAGTAAGCTGGGAATATGAAGTATCAAATGCAGACGTACAATACTTAAGTGCAGGAGAGACAAAAGAAGAGAGCTTTGATATCACAATAGATGATGGGAAAGGTTCAACAGATGTAAAAACTGTAACGGTGACAATCACAGGAACAAATGATGCGCCAATAATCACAGGTGGACCAGATAGTGCTCAATTAATAGAAACTGATTCTAGTTTAACAGAGAATGGAGAGTTAACAGTATCCGATGTAGATATTTTAGATTTAGTATCAGCTTCGGTAGATTCTGTTACTATAGGTGGAACATCAACTACTAAACCAACAAATGCAGAGGTTCTAGCAATGCTTTCACTTTCACCACTTGCTATTTTAGATAATACAGAAACTACAGATACTTTATCTTGGAGTTTTGATTCTGGAAGTGAAGCTTTTGATTATTTAGCAGAAGGTGAAACATTAATTTTTGAATATACAATTAAAGCTACAGATGATAAGGGAGCTTTTGATACAGAAACAGTAACTATTACAATTACAGGTACTAGTGATAATGAACCACCTGTTTTACAAACTGATAGTTTTGATATAGTAGAAGATTCAGCTATTGGTGCTTATGTAGGTACGGTGGTTGCAACTGATCCAAATGGTGATTCTCTTACTTTTACACTGTTAAATCATACAGATAAGTTTGCTATTGATGCTAATGGAAATATTACATATATAGGAGATGAGTCTAATAAACTTAACTATGAGGATGTTAATCAATATACATTAAATATTCAAGTTTCAGACGGAGAATTAACAGATGTAAAAAACTACACAGTAGATATTCTTGATTTAAATGAAAATGTTTCAGGGGGAGGAACTGAAATTCTAAGTGGTGAAGGTTTTACTGGAACAGAAACAAATGATAATGCAAACCATATACATACTACATCAACTACAATTGATAGTGTTGTTATTGAGAATGGAGAGTCATTTGATTTTACCTTTGGTTATACTGATAATGGGGGTGCTGTTCATACAGCAAATGTTTATGATATAAATGGAGACCTTATTGTTTCTCAATCTTTTGTTGCTGTAAAAGGAGAAGGAAGTATTACCTTTGAATATACAAATACTGAAGGTTCTGATATAACAATAAGTAAATTAGAGTTAGTAAGTACAAATAGTGGATTTAACTTTGATTCATATAGTATTAATTACTCACTTACATCAGACCAGATTTTAACATTAGATGAAGTTGATACTGATGGAGATCAAATTGATTTTGCAAGATTACTTGAAGATTCAACAAATGATTTAACATCTCAAGAAGAACCAAACTCTTTAGATACTATTAATATGAATACAGGAGATCATATCTTATCTAATATAAGTGTTGAAAAAGTATTATCAATAACAGATTCAGACAATACTTTAAAAATTATTGGAGATAGTGGAGATAGTATAG
- a CDS encoding 5'-methylthioadenosine/adenosylhomocysteine nucleosidase produces MTKLAIMGAMEEEIEPLLAHFGEAKITEYAHNKYYEVTYNGLDIVIAYSKIGKVFASLTASTMIQKFGCDTLLFSGVAGGINPALKIGDLIIADKLCQHDLDITAFGHPHGFVPGGKILIETTKQLREVAVEVANENNINVIEGTIATGDQFVHSEERKDFIQKTFNADALEMEGASVAVVCDSLNIPFFILRAISDTADGGADIDFDEFLKSSAKNSADYLVKIINKLQK; encoded by the coding sequence ATGACTAAATTAGCAATTATGGGAGCAATGGAGGAAGAGATTGAACCTCTATTAGCTCATTTTGGTGAAGCTAAAATTACTGAGTATGCTCATAATAAATATTATGAAGTAACATATAATGGATTAGATATAGTAATTGCATATTCAAAAATAGGAAAAGTATTTGCTTCTTTAACTGCAAGTACAATGATTCAAAAATTTGGATGTGATACATTACTATTCTCTGGTGTAGCAGGGGGAATTAATCCTGCTTTAAAAATTGGAGATTTAATCATTGCAGATAAACTTTGCCAACATGACTTAGATATTACAGCATTTGGACACCCTCATGGTTTTGTGCCAGGAGGTAAGATATTAATTGAGACTACTAAACAATTAAGAGAAGTTGCTGTTGAAGTTGCAAATGAAAACAATATAAATGTAATTGAAGGAACAATTGCTACAGGTGATCAATTTGTTCATTCTGAAGAAAGAAAAGATTTTATTCAAAAAACATTTAATGCAGATGCATTAGAAATGGAAGGTGCAAGTGTTGCTGTTGTATGTGATTCTTTAAATATTCCATTCTTTATATTAAGAGCAATTTCAGATACTGCAGATGGTGGAGCAGATATCGATTTCGATGAATTCTTAAAATCATCAGCTAAAAACTCAGCAGATTATCTAGTAAAGATAATAAATAAACTTCAAAAATAA
- the fabD gene encoding ACP S-malonyltransferase produces MKKVAFIFPGQGSQSIGMGKDFFENSELAKEMISNASKRLNIDFEKLLFEENDKIGQTEYTQPAILLVSSIANAIFKEKCDIQPEFVLGHSLGEFSALVSAGAIDYLDAVELVHRRGLFMTEACSGQDAGMMALVGLDDTVVENICEEQRETGKKVWPANYNMDGQLVLAGIKADLESLVDTFKEAGAKRAIVLDMSVASHCELLRSSVENLRPYLQEYLKDEFSPVVSNVTAQAYSTKDEAVELLSSQLTSPVKYKQSVAANANKVDCFIEFGNGIVLKGLNRKICKDVPTLNVSDFASLEKVLGELND; encoded by the coding sequence ATGAAAAAAGTAGCTTTTATCTTTCCTGGACAAGGTAGCCAATCTATTGGTATGGGAAAAGATTTTTTTGAAAATAGTGAACTAGCTAAAGAGATGATTTCAAATGCTAGTAAAAGATTAAATATTGATTTTGAAAAATTACTTTTTGAAGAAAATGATAAGATAGGACAAACAGAATATACACAACCTGCAATTTTACTTGTAAGCTCAATTGCAAATGCGATATTTAAAGAAAAATGTGATATTCAACCAGAATTTGTATTAGGACACTCTTTAGGAGAGTTTTCAGCATTAGTAAGTGCAGGAGCAATTGATTATTTAGATGCAGTTGAACTTGTACATAGAAGAGGTCTATTTATGACTGAAGCTTGTAGTGGACAAGATGCAGGAATGATGGCATTAGTAGGGCTTGATGATACAGTTGTTGAAAATATTTGTGAAGAGCAAAGAGAAACAGGAAAAAAAGTTTGGCCTGCAAACTATAATATGGATGGACAATTAGTATTAGCAGGAATTAAAGCTGATTTAGAAAGTTTAGTTGATACTTTTAAAGAAGCAGGAGCAAAAAGAGCAATTGTTTTAGATATGTCAGTTGCTTCACATTGTGAACTATTAAGAAGTTCAGTTGAGAACTTAAGACCATATTTACAAGAGTACTTAAAAGATGAATTCTCTCCTGTAGTTTCAAATGTTACAGCACAAGCTTACTCTACAAAAGATGAAGCAGTAGAATTACTTTCTTCTCAATTAACTAGTCCTGTAAAATATAAACAATCAGTTGCAGCAAATGCAAATAAAGTAGATTGTTTTATTGAGTTTGGGAATGGAATTGTATTAAAAGGTTTAAATAGAAAAATTTGTAAAGATGTTCCTACATTAAATGTAAGTGACTTTGCATCTTTAGAGAAAGTACTTGGAGAACTAAATGACTAA
- a CDS encoding FKBP-type peptidyl-prolyl cis-trans isomerase has protein sequence MSKVIGIEYTLKDAHSGEQIDSNVGGAALEFVSGKGQIIPGLESKLVEMTENEQADVMVEAKDAYGEFNEEAVQTLPLEQFAGIELKEGMSLYGTGEQGETVQVTVKSFNDTDVTIDYNHPLAGKTLMFSVTILSLRDATDEEIQTGVVGGMAAMGGGCCGGGSHDHGSEGGCCSSEPQQQSHGGCGCSH, from the coding sequence ATGTCAAAAGTAATTGGAATTGAATATACATTAAAAGATGCACATTCAGGTGAACAAATTGATTCAAATGTAGGTGGAGCAGCTTTAGAGTTCGTTTCAGGTAAAGGTCAAATTATTCCAGGTTTAGAGAGTAAATTAGTTGAGATGACTGAAAATGAGCAAGCAGATGTAATGGTTGAAGCTAAAGATGCATATGGTGAATTCAATGAAGAAGCTGTACAAACTTTACCGCTTGAGCAATTCGCTGGTATTGAATTAAAAGAGGGTATGTCTTTATATGGTACTGGTGAGCAAGGTGAAACAGTTCAAGTAACAGTAAAATCTTTCAATGATACTGATGTAACAATTGATTACAATCACCCATTAGCTGGAAAAACTTTAATGTTCTCTGTAACTATTTTATCTTTAAGAGATGCTACTGATGAAGAGATTCAAACAGGAGTTGTTGGTGGAATGGCTGCTATGGGTGGTGGTTGTTGTGGTGGCGGAAGCCATGACCATGGTTCTGAAGGTGGTTGTTGTAGTTCTGAACCACAACAACAATCTCATGGTGGATGTGGTTGTAGCCACTAA
- a CDS encoding tetratricopeptide repeat protein, translated as MIKKLLFSSLVISSTITVTANEVSVFGAGDLDSKNPYGLSSAEKNILNNKKTLGNIDSKVKDVKYTVGSLSERIDGLESIYEGDSQKLNKTVIKLNEVIKKLEENSSISTKNSSDIEALKTVTTQILTMQEELSSQYKTNITNLKDALSKLSQSVNKLNNTYISEKEFKDNMNQFITRAEFEALKNSLGVKTSTKTTTKKKSNKVLSYKEKDAMLEEAKSLFKKDHFTKAIPMFEELVALNFKPAEGNFYLGEIWYYRKKYEDAISYFKTSAMLYDKADYMPKLLLHSAISFEKIKDFSNAANFYNSLIGIYPDSKEAKIATKNLSNIK; from the coding sequence ATGATTAAAAAATTACTATTTTCTAGTTTAGTAATCTCTAGCACTATAACTGTAACTGCAAATGAAGTTTCAGTTTTTGGTGCGGGGGACTTGGACTCAAAAAATCCTTATGGATTAAGTTCTGCAGAAAAAAATATTTTAAATAATAAAAAAACTCTAGGAAATATTGACTCAAAAGTAAAAGATGTTAAATATACAGTTGGTTCATTAAGTGAAAGAATTGATGGATTAGAATCAATTTATGAAGGTGATTCTCAAAAACTTAATAAAACAGTAATCAAATTAAATGAAGTTATTAAAAAGCTTGAAGAAAATTCTAGTATTTCTACTAAAAACTCTTCTGATATTGAAGCGTTAAAAACAGTTACAACTCAAATTCTAACAATGCAAGAAGAACTATCTTCTCAATATAAAACAAATATCACAAATTTAAAAGATGCGTTATCAAAATTAAGTCAATCAGTAAATAAACTAAATAATACATATATCTCTGAAAAAGAGTTTAAAGATAATATGAATCAATTTATTACTAGAGCAGAGTTTGAAGCCTTAAAAAATTCTTTAGGTGTAAAAACTAGTACTAAAACTACAACTAAAAAAAAGTCTAACAAGGTATTATCATACAAAGAAAAAGATGCAATGTTAGAAGAAGCAAAATCATTATTTAAAAAAGATCACTTTACCAAAGCAATTCCAATGTTTGAAGAGCTTGTAGCATTAAACTTTAAACCTGCGGAAGGTAATTTTTATCTAGGTGAGATTTGGTATTATAGAAAAAAATATGAAGATGCAATCTCTTATTTTAAAACTTCTGCGATGCTTTATGATAAAGCAGATTATATGCCAAAGCTTTTATTACACAGTGCTATTTCTTTCGAAAAAATAAAAGATTTTAGCAATGCAGCAAATTTTTATAACTCTTTAATTGGAATTTATCCAGACTCTAAAGAAGCTAAAATTGCTACAAAAAATTTATCAAATATAAAATAA
- a CDS encoding OmpA family protein, with amino-acid sequence MKKLSIYTFLVAAVLFTGCSQKEVEVSNAQSDNSESALNNIDNSNIQDEVLNDSLVESSEEGYYYMINGKKELIKNIYFGFDKYDLTSDMKNVAKENASKLSGVQAGTTIKVEGNCDEWGTDEYNYALGLKRAKIVKDTLVMDGVDANSIKVVSLGESNPICSDKNSTCWQKNRRSEHKLVK; translated from the coding sequence ATGAAAAAATTAAGTATCTATACTTTTCTAGTTGCAGCAGTATTATTTACTGGTTGTAGTCAAAAAGAAGTTGAGGTTTCTAATGCTCAATCAGATAATTCTGAATCTGCATTAAACAATATTGATAATTCAAATATCCAAGATGAAGTTCTAAATGACTCATTAGTTGAAAGTAGTGAAGAGGGTTACTACTATATGATTAATGGTAAAAAAGAACTTATCAAAAATATCTATTTTGGATTTGATAAATATGATTTAACTTCAGATATGAAAAATGTTGCAAAAGAGAATGCATCTAAATTATCTGGTGTTCAAGCAGGAACTACTATCAAAGTAGAAGGTAACTGTGATGAATGGGGAACAGATGAATATAACTATGCATTAGGATTAAAAAGAGCTAAAATTGTTAAAGATACTTTAGTAATGGATGGTGTTGATGCAAATTCTATTAAAGTTGTTAGTTTAGGTGAGAGTAATCCAATTTGTTCTGATAAAAACTCAACTTGTTGGCAAAAAAATAGAAGATCTGAGCATAAATTAGTTAAATAA
- a CDS encoding SRPBCC family protein, which yields MNKFEKSSLINCKQDELFEFHLSMDNLKEITPDNIKIIFLQENFFPKEKEILKIKTIKNFIPIIWEVKIEKIEKPNLLVDIAIKSPFLYWKHSHIFTKKGNLCELKDIVEYKLPFGKIGNLFNFLIEKELNNMFSYRHKKTKKLLEK from the coding sequence ATGAATAAGTTTGAAAAGAGTAGCTTAATAAATTGTAAACAAGATGAACTTTTTGAGTTTCATCTTTCAATGGATAATTTAAAAGAAATTACACCAGATAATATCAAAATAATTTTTTTACAAGAGAACTTCTTTCCAAAAGAAAAAGAGATTTTAAAGATAAAAACAATAAAAAATTTTATTCCAATAATTTGGGAAGTTAAAATAGAAAAAATAGAGAAACCGAATCTCTTAGTTGATATTGCAATAAAATCACCGTTTTTATATTGGAAGCATTCACATATTTTTACTAAAAAAGGGAACTTGTGTGAGTTGAAAGATATTGTTGAGTATAAATTGCCTTTTGGTAAAATTGGAAATTTATTTAATTTTTTAATAGAAAAAGAGTTAAATAATATGTTTTCCTATAGACATAAGAAGACTAAAAAATTATTAGAAAAATAA
- a CDS encoding TIGR01777 family oxidoreductase has translation MKTIAITGSGGFVGTNIKNFFSKKDFEIISIRREDIKNSSKLKEIINKADIVINLAGANIINRWTDSYKKELYSSRIDTTSALVQAMASVENKPKLFISTSAVGIYSNKDCYDEESFEYANDFLAKLCQDWEKEAFKAKEYEIRTAIFRFGIVLGKGGALKKMLLPFKLGVGGTIGDGNQHFSFIHIEDLLNAYKFLIENIDLNGVFNLTAPTPTTNKGLTQALGKALNRPTIFPVPEFVLNMIFSEGAKVLTDGQCVKPKRLVDGGFIFKHTTIENSINSLIKENE, from the coding sequence ATGAAAACTATAGCTATTACTGGTTCAGGTGGATTTGTCGGAACAAATATAAAAAACTTTTTTTCTAAAAAAGATTTTGAAATAATTTCAATTAGAAGAGAAGATATTAAAAATAGTTCAAAATTAAAAGAAATTATAAATAAAGCAGATATTGTAATTAATCTTGCAGGTGCAAATATTATAAATAGATGGACAGATTCTTATAAAAAAGAGTTATATAGTAGTAGAATAGATACTACATCTGCATTAGTTCAGGCAATGGCAAGTGTTGAAAACAAACCTAAACTATTTATCTCTACTTCAGCAGTTGGAATTTATAGTAATAAAGATTGCTATGATGAAGAGTCTTTTGAATATGCAAATGATTTTTTAGCAAAACTTTGTCAAGATTGGGAAAAGGAAGCATTTAAAGCAAAAGAGTATGAAATAAGAACTGCTATTTTTAGATTTGGAATTGTTCTTGGAAAAGGTGGAGCTTTAAAAAAGATGTTATTACCTTTTAAACTAGGAGTAGGGGGAACAATTGGAGATGGAAATCAACACTTCTCTTTTATACACATAGAAGATTTACTAAATGCTTATAAGTTTTTAATAGAAAATATTGATTTAAATGGAGTTTTTAATTTAACTGCTCCAACTCCTACAACAAATAAAGGCTTAACACAAGCTTTAGGAAAAGCCTTAAATAGACCAACTATTTTCCCTGTTCCTGAATTTGTTTTAAATATGATTTTTAGTGAAGGTGCTAAGGTTCTTACAGATGGACAATGTGTAAAACCAAAGCGTTTAGTTGATGGTGGATTTATATTTAAACATACAACTATAGAAAACTCAATTAATAGTTTAATAAAAGAAAATGAATAA
- a CDS encoding LytR/AlgR family response regulator transcription factor: MKILIVDDEKLALSRLKRILSEEGYNNIVECSTPIAAIKELAKNRFDVAFLDISMPTMSGLELANTILEISSDTFIIFQTAHEEYALEAFKSGGLDYLLKPISNESVQKCMEKIKKFISSKTEESRKILAKRGNKVYLISLEDIYYIKADLDEVIIRIKETDAYVRKKIGDMEKILSSKNFFRVHRSYIINVDKIKSMQSVEQSKLEVSFTDIDDLVTTSKDGAKDFREYLDNKTI, encoded by the coding sequence TTGAAGATACTAATTGTAGATGATGAAAAACTTGCACTTTCAAGATTAAAAAGAATTTTAAGTGAAGAAGGATATAACAATATTGTAGAGTGTTCAACTCCAATTGCTGCAATAAAAGAGCTTGCAAAAAATAGATTTGATGTAGCCTTTTTAGATATTTCAATGCCAACAATGAGTGGACTAGAATTAGCAAATACTATTTTAGAAATATCTTCTGATACTTTTATTATCTTCCAAACAGCACACGAGGAGTATGCCTTAGAAGCATTTAAAAGTGGAGGTTTGGATTATCTATTAAAACCAATCTCTAATGAGAGTGTACAAAAATGTATGGAGAAAATAAAAAAGTTTATCTCTTCAAAAACTGAGGAAAGTAGAAAAATTTTAGCAAAAAGAGGAAATAAAGTATATCTAATCTCTTTAGAAGATATCTATTATATTAAAGCAGATTTGGATGAAGTTATAATAAGAATAAAAGAGACAGATGCTTATGTTAGAAAAAAAATAGGAGATATGGAAAAAATCTTATCGTCTAAAAACTTTTTTAGAGTACATAGATCTTATATAATAAATGTAGATAAAATAAAATCAATGCAAAGCGTTGAACAATCAAAATTAGAGGTGTCTTTTACTGATATTGATGATTTGGTAACAACTTCAAAAGATGGAGCAAAAGATTTTAGAGAATATTTAGATAATAAAACTATATAA
- a CDS encoding sensor histidine kinase — translation MDSVKLKISILDWLYIILIGACFGFLISLFLYFINDEVQTLSTILFSTISAITISFFAFILITISNDYILPRVNEKFWYLISFIFSFFSGFLGFSFSYYIFSLSEFNIITFIKPFWFDISMTIGFLTFLIGVILHQFISMKYKNESINSEVLETKIKALEGELNPHFLFNALNSISELIYLDQKKAEKATLDLSRFLRNAINKDSLISLENELKMVKTYLEIENIRFENNINLSINIEEEAKIIQVPKFSIQLLVENAIKHGYKTEQLDIEIEAKDNLITVTNNGVLPSKVVFGTGLTNLQKRLNLLNVGKLEYKVEEKKVSFLINIKR, via the coding sequence ATGGATAGTGTAAAATTAAAAATCTCAATTCTTGATTGGTTATATATAATATTGATTGGAGCTTGCTTTGGTTTTTTAATCTCTTTATTTTTATATTTTATAAATGATGAAGTGCAAACTCTTTCTACTATTTTATTTAGTACTATAAGTGCTATTACTATCTCATTTTTTGCATTTATCTTAATTACAATTTCAAATGATTATATTTTACCCCGAGTAAATGAAAAATTTTGGTATTTAATTAGTTTTATTTTCTCTTTCTTTTCAGGCTTTTTAGGTTTTTCTTTCTCTTATTATATATTCTCTTTAAGTGAATTTAATATTATAACTTTTATAAAACCTTTTTGGTTCGATATTAGTATGACAATAGGTTTTCTTACTTTTCTTATTGGAGTAATACTTCATCAATTTATTTCAATGAAATATAAAAATGAATCAATAAATAGTGAGGTTTTAGAGACTAAGATTAAGGCTTTAGAAGGGGAGTTAAATCCTCATTTTTTATTTAATGCTTTAAACTCTATTTCGGAATTGATATATTTAGACCAAAAAAAAGCTGAAAAAGCAACCTTAGATTTATCACGATTTCTTAGAAATGCAATAAATAAAGATAGTTTAATCTCTTTAGAAAATGAATTAAAAATGGTAAAAACTTATTTAGAGATAGAAAATATAAGATTTGAAAATAATATTAATTTATCTATTAATATAGAAGAAGAGGCAAAGATAATTCAAGTACCAAAATTCTCTATTCAATTATTAGTTGAAAATGCAATAAAACATGGATATAAAACAGAACAGTTGGATATTGAGATTGAAGCTAAAGATAATCTTATAACGGTTACAAATAATGGAGTTTTACCAAGTAAAGTAGTATTTGGAACAGGTTTAACAAATTTACAAAAAAGATTAAATTTATTAAATGTTGGGAAATTAGAGTATAAAGTAGAAGAAAAGAAAGTCTCTTTTCTTATAAACATAAAAAGGTAA